tttatgcctTGTGTCCGCACTTTCCCTTCTTGACGCAACTTATTCTCTTGTGTACACTCAATTTACAACCATCACCACCATCCCCGAAAGCATAATTCCCTCCCTTCCTTCAACAGCAAGCCAGGATAAAGAGAGATCAACCTGGTTAAAATCCCTAATCAGCCCTGGTCTTTCCACGACCGGCTAACGAGGAAATTCTCATCTCAAAGCAACCGCTATAAGTAACCATTTCCAGGGTTCTTTCCGCATTGCTAGAATCCAAATCTCTCTACCATGAAGTACAATGAGATCTCCCACTTCAGCCACCCCCAACACATCCTGAAGTTCGAGTACACCGAGTTCCCGTTCAAATGCGACGGATGCAAGGAGATCGGCATCGGGTCACGCTACAGCTGCGCCGCGTGCAACTTTGATCTCCATTCCCACTGCGCCATCCCGTCCGCGACGATATCTCACCCTTTTACCCCAAGTGCTCCTTCCAGTTCATGTCGAGGCCTCCGACGGAGGATGGGCCCCGCTACTGCAATGCATGCGAGAAGGACGTGACGGGCTTCGTCTACCACTGCCGGGCCTGCGGGTTCGACCTCCACCCGTGCTGTGCAAAGCTGCCGATGGTGCTGGACGACGGCGAGGTGAAGCTCTACTTGTATAGGAAGGTGAGTGCGTCTTGCCATAAGTGTGGGAAGAAAGGGAGGAGCTGGTGCTATAGGTCCAGCTGCAAGAGGTACAATTTGCATGTGGCTTGTGTGAGGGAGATGCTGGTGGAGAGTTGGCATGATATATATGTTGGGCTTGGGAAAGGCGGTGGCAGCAgcggtggcagcggcggcggcggcgctaGGAGAGGGCTTCCGACTAGAATCCCCA
Above is a window of Eucalyptus grandis isolate ANBG69807.140 chromosome 9, ASM1654582v1, whole genome shotgun sequence DNA encoding:
- the LOC104418804 gene encoding LOW QUALITY PROTEIN: uncharacterized protein LOC104418804 (The sequence of the model RefSeq protein was modified relative to this genomic sequence to represent the inferred CDS: inserted 1 base in 1 codon) — encoded protein: MKYNEISHFSHPQHILKFEYTEFPFKCDGCKEIGIGSRYSCAACNFDLHSHCAIPSATISHPXYPKCSFQFMSRPPTEDGPRYCNACEKDVTGFVYHCRACGFDLHPCCAKLPMVLDDGEVKLYLYRKVSASCHKCGKKGRSWCYRSSCKRYNLHVACVREMLVESWHDIYVGLGKGGGSSGGSGGGGARRGLPTRIPSLKDTLQTPHNRGKSKKKKCCEMAGLALQFVISAVLGDPTTLIAGVIGSLMSRA